The Setaria viridis chromosome 6, Setaria_viridis_v4.0, whole genome shotgun sequence genome contains a region encoding:
- the LOC117862258 gene encoding protein ENHANCED DOWNY MILDEW 2 encodes MEGEGGGESPNGVVIDPVWYGGAEGFYNGNAELNDVVCNLCGDGGELLCCEGPCLRSYHATRVTGGPSGCRSLGYTTEQVQAMRHFLCWSCANRQHRCAMCGARGSSSELNAQVFRCDHDTCGRFYHPVCISAQLHPGDPAEAARCRVRIAAGRPFWCPGPHRPRVLVFHD; translated from the exons ATGgaaggcgaaggcggcggcgagtcgCCGAACGGAGTGGTGATCGATCCGGTGTGGTATGGAGGCGCGGAAGGCTTCTACAATGGAAACGCTGAACTCAACGACGTCGTGTGCAATCTgtgcggcgatggcggcgagctCCTGTG CTGTGAGGGGCCATGCTTGAGGTCCTACCATGCGACCAGAGTTACCGGTGGTCCTTCTGGTTGCAGATCACTTGGCTACACCACAGAACAAGTACAG GCTATGCGGCATTTTCTTTGCTGGAGTTGCGCAAACAGGCAACACAGGTGTGCCATGTGCGGGGCACGGGGATCTTCAAGCGAACTTAATGCTCAG GTGTTCCGATGTGACCACGACACCTGTGGCCGCTTCTACCACCCTGTGTGCATCAGCGCACAGCTTCACCCTGGTGATCCTGCAGAGGCTGCCAGATGCAGAGTCCGGATTGCTGCTGGTCGGCCATTTTGGTGCCCCGGACCACATCGTCCGCGCGTACTTGTTTTCCACGATTAA